TAATGTCTAGCTCAACTTGACCTATATGTTGACTTTTTGGCTTGGTCAACATGTCATGTAAAACCACAGTTAAAGTTTGAACTGTGTTTTaactctgggcagcccaggacctcagtACATACTGCCCAGACTTGTGCCCTGGGAGGGTCACAGTTTTTCCctgatttcccatttccttctagGCACACAGTTCCCACAGCTGTATGGAAAGATGCTCAAGGCAAGGACCAACTGTGGTATGAGGATGCTTTGGGTTCcagccaccctgtgatcctttACTTACATGGAAATGCAGGGACTAGGTAAGAGAGAGATAAATGAAGGGGTGAGAAGGAGGATAACCTGTTGTTTATTTTGGTTTAAATTGGGTGAGGGCCAGCCATGTCACTGGGCAGGGCAAGGCAAGCTCACCTTTGACCTGCAGTTCCTTACAGCACAATCTTAAACATTTCTACTGAGATGTtctatttaattcagtggggcttattctcagTTAACTGggaataggattgcagttttTGCATGCGTTTAACTATTCCATTCAGCTTCAATGTGCTAATTTGACTGAACCATGCTCAACTAGCtagtctttaaaagaaaaaagtcctCCTAGTTGTATTCAAAGATCAGGGAAACAATGTACCAGAACCATATGTCTTGGTGCTTTAAAACTAATGTGTAATTTTCCAATTTCTTTTAATAGAGGAGGGGATCACCGTGTGGAACTTTACAAGGTGAGAAAAGCAGTAATATTAGTCAAATGACCTAAATACTACTATATGCAATTCTGTTAATAGCTTAGCTATCTAAGCTTGCTCCAGAGGTATTTATCTTCTATAGTTTTTGTGAGGAACAGTCATAAAGTGCTAGCACTATAATAGTAATACACTCCTAGCTATGCATCTTTAGACACTACCTTAGGCTGCTTATGTGCTTTACAGAATCTCAAGTGGTAAAACCTGTTCTGGAATGGTTTTGTTTGAGTGTTCCCTACccttgtaaaaatatatatatatattttttgcatagAAATATGTAGTACTGGGGAGAAGAACTTTGTTAACAGGAAAGTATGTATcaatttgtctttttaaaatacttcATAATCTTAATTGTGACTGTTTgccttctcaaaacaaaataaaaaataaaaaaatccttccagtagcaccttagagaccaactacgtttgttcttggtatgagctttcgtgtgcatgcacacttcttcagatactatgaagaagttttgactatggcagaccaacacggctacctacctgtaactgtttgcCTTCTGTTACAGGTTTTGAGTTCTCTTGGTTACCATGTGGTCACATTTGATTATCGAGGTGAGATTCTTACTCTTTTGTCCTGAGCTGGCATCTGTTACTCATGCTAACAAATTGTATCTGTTAGACTTTTATTCATCAGTCAATAGGATACTTCATAAACTCTTTGAAAATCCAGATGACATGTTATTACTTTTCTAGGGGCTGTATCCTTGCTTACTTCACTCACCAAATGATTCCTGCAGTCTGCactgtatgtggggcttcccttgcacttgatcaagcagctgcagctagtgcagaatgctgaagCATGCTTGCTTGTAAGCAAATGAcatctgtgctcagagatctgcactggttgccgatTTGCAACTGGGCCATGTTCAGGGCGTTACTATTAGCATTTAAAGCCCTTTaacaacttggggccagtttacATACGAGATTGGCCAGCCTCATATATGCCGACTTAATAGTTTTTATCTGTAgagctggcactgttacaggtgctgcAGAACAGCCCTTTTTGCATTTGTAAGAGATTGATATCTTAGTGTGACAGTGGCTGCACTTTGGAACTGCCACACACAACTTCCCCTGCTTGTTCTTCTGCTGTGTTGTGCTGAGCCATGGTTTGGTATAGCATGTTGTCTGAACCATGGCTCATATATTAGCTCTCTCCAGACAAACAGTGAACTGTAAACCATGGCACAGACTTTGATTATAGCTTGTCCTTTGTTGGAAGACAGTGgaaccacaagcccaggttcagatgacatgcaACGCCAAACCACGACTTAgttcagcacagcagcagaatgacTGAGGAGGAAAGCAGCCATGATTGGGCCTGTATCTTTGCCCTAAGCTATATTTTGCCTTAATCTTAGAGTGAGGTTCACCCCTTAAGATAGGCTTTCTATATATTTTCACCCtgcctttttaaacaataaaaccaCAACTAGAActtcaaaaatgcaaaaaaaaaatcctaaaacaCTACTTGTACAGAGCCTGTGGCACTCAGTAGCTTTAAAGATAAAACCTCATCACTTCCTCAAACAACTAATAATCATAATTTCCTAAAGACCTGCTGGATTAGATTAGGTACTTGCTGAGAACGGTGTTCCACAGAGCTGATCCCATGACTCTGAAAGGCCCAGTGTCCTAATAGTTCTAATGGCTTTTTTTGAGGGAACATGGAACAAGGTTTTGTTAGAGAACATAATGTGACAGCTGTTGCAGATAGAAGAGAAGCTGCACAGAGCTCACTGCTCTGCCCTGCAGCATTCAGTGCTGGGTGTGACTGAACTCTTTTCTCAGCAGGCAGGTGTCCTtctgttttctctcccttccctagcCGGTAGACTTGGATAAGAAGGGCAAAGTTTAAAAATACTACTTTTTCAAACTAGTTCCATGCGCATTTAAGCAGTGTTAGATGGAAACCTCTGGAAAGCAATGACAAGTCTGATAGAGTAAGAAAGTAGAACGGACTGTACTTCTTCatattattggggtgggggtgggggctcataTTTTTGAACATTTGCGTTGTTAAATCTCACTGTAAAGCAGGACAACAGACAAAGGGCTGGGCCAGAGTCTTCCTTTCTGATGTTCTAGTGTTCTGTTTGAACAGAGTTCATCTATTCACAAATGGCATTTCCCACGTACAGTCTGAATTGGTACCATTCATTTTACAGTATTATTCAACCCCCACAGTTGAACTCTTGGGAGGGTTTACCTCGGAATATTTCAGGCTATAATAGAACCAGACTGAATAAAAAGATTCTAGGACTTTAGTTTTGGTATTCTGCCAGTTCAATTTTTCTTCAGTGGGTATCTCAGCTAGGTCCAGGGTGTTAAAAGACAATTAAGAACTGATATTTTAAGTTGCAGTGCCCTGGTCCACTCAGTTTATTTGGCCTTAATTCAGACATGAAACCAGAACACTTTATTTTGCTTGGCTTGAAACATGATTCCTGGAATAAAATACCTTTTGTCTTTGCAGGCTGGGGAGACTCAATAGGCACTCCCTCAGAGAGTGGGATGACCTATGATGCTCTTCATGTTTTTGACTGGATAAAAGCAAGAAGTGGAGACAATCCAGTGTATATATGGGGACACTCCTTGGGCACTGGGTAGGTTCAGATTGCACAAGGCAACCATTTAATATAAGAGGCTGCGTTATTCAAACACAATGGATTTAAATCAACAATTCAATGCCAAATACAGTAATTGTAGTCTGAAGTACTTTCTGCTGGATTAGCAGTGAATTAAAATTAATTGCTGTGGTTTGATTTTTGTGTTTACTCTTTGAACAAATATTGAATCATAGTATAGACTATATTGAGTAAATGGAATTCAAGAGAATATGAATTGAAAATAAGATAGAAGGAACCTAGGATATAAAGAACCTATTGGAGCAGCATATTCATCTCTAGTGAAATTATAATGGATATCTGTCAACCTAAAATCTATCTTCTTTATTTGTTCCTTTTATTGGGACACTTCTACAGCGTCAATTTATTCCCATTTCAAATTTGCATTATTATGACTGCCAGCCAGTGAACTCTGCAAACTGGATACCCAGAGTGTTTTACAGTGAATAAATCTTGATATCACAGAACTAAAGATGCACCTCATAGCTGTGGTGTATACTCTTGCtctgggttttgtgttttttcctGTAGGCATTCCAAAAGGCTGAGCAGCACTTGGTACTGAGATTACTATCTTATACACAGAAGGGGGTAAACCCCGCTGGAAAGTAGGACTTATTTTTCAGTAAACATGGGTGTGATTGGGTTGTAAGGAAGATGATACAATTTTCTGTAATTGGTACCTTTAAttgtagattttatttttgtttttgtagagTTGCAACCAATCTTGTAAGGCGTCTTTGTGAGCGAGGTAAGAGAGCTATATTTTGGTGATGTTATCAAAAAGCATTTTGTATCATCCCACCTTCCTGCTGTCTTTCAAAATAGATTAATAGGGTTACTGTGATTGTGTTTAGCAGTAATGATTTTTTGAACTTTAAAAATCTTTATGGGAGTTTAAAAATAGCTGCAGGTgaatttttattatcatttttaaaggCTGTAGGATTTATATGATCTTAGTGCATCTGCCTGTCACCTTTCAGCAAAAGTAGGACTGAGAGCTTAAGCCATATATACATTTACATGTTTAATTTTAGTCCGTGGCATTCTGTGTTGCAGAGATCAAAGCTTAGGGCGCATATTTGTAGAAATGCTCTGCTTCACGTCTCAAAGCCTTTGATTTCAGTTGAGTGTCACCTGTCTgctgaccttttaaaaatgtaaccagTTCATGCCCTTTCAGGAGGAGGGGTGAGGAAATAGAGAATATTGTCTCATTTCTGATCAGGTGAACATGTTCTTGAATTGCAGCTCATGTTTCGTTCAGGCTGTGGATTCATATTCTGCTGTATCATTCAAACATCCTTTCATTTATTTGCATTATACCAAGCATTTGCTTTGCAGCTTCCATATCTTTCAGTGTGCATAGCACAGagatttatttcttacatttgtattccacctttcctccaaggaggtcaagtTGGTGTAAAGACTTTTCCACCCACTCCATTTTATCctaacaaccaccctgtgagacTAGTTACTAGCCCATAGTAGGCATCagaatttgaaccctagtctcccacaACCTAGCCTAGCAACACTAATCACCAGTAACCCTCATTAGTGTCTTAAATGGACAGCACTGtagttttgttatttgtttttcagAAACTCCCCCTGATGCCCTGATATTAGAGTCACCTTTTACGAACATACGTGAAGAAGCAAAAAGCCATCCTTTTTCAGTGGCAAGTACAGATTTATATGCTGGATTTCCTATCTTTTCATGTCATATCTGGTAAAAATGTATATGCACATGTTCACTTGAGAATTCTAATTGTACCTCAAGTCTGTTGGCTCATGAGCTATCTAGCCTTTGAAAATCAAGTATTGTCTTTTCCACATTCTGGAAATGTTTTTTCTTCTGCAAGAGCTTTGCCAGTCCAGAGGTACAAAAAAATTCCATCAGAAGCACACTCTGCAAATGCATTCCTAATACGTTCCTAATAGTACAGTATAATTGAAGCTTGACCTCCTTTGACTCCCAAGTTATTAAGAGATGAGTGTAGAAATAAAAGGTAATAAGCATCAGCACTCAGAAGATGGAGTGTAGCACTTCTCGATTTTTCATACTGACTCACAAAGCTGGGATAATCTGTCAAGGAGCTCTAAATGCATCTGTATGCCTGCAACTGGGTCTTATAAACCATCATTGTTTTTAGGTTACTCTGAAATGTAAATGGGTGTAAGCTACACTCTCcaggtatatacaggtgaaactcgaaaaattagaatatcgtggaaaaatccatttatggaagcaattgttttcattagctactggagtttaatatatgagatagacccttgacatgcaaagcgagatatgtcaagcctttgtttgttataattgtgatgattatggcgtacagctgatgaaaaccccaaagttgaaattgttaatttggggttctaatccgctgtacgccataatcatcacaattataacaaataaaggcttgacatatctcgctttgcacgtcatgagtctatctcatacatttgtttcaccttttaagttgaattactgaaagaaatgaacctttccatgatattctaatttttgagtttcacctgtatatcttcTAAAGAGGGCCTTGCTGAGCCTGTGAAGAGCCATACATCCTGGGAACACTTGGTGAGGAGTAATTGTTGGTGCTCCACCTGTTGGTTGATTGAGGAAAGTGTAAGCTGCTTGTTGAAGTCTTCCTTTCTAATATGTGAGTGTTTTCCACTAATGAGGGAGGAGTGAAAAGGAGAGTCCTTCTAGCATAGTGTGTCAAATATTAGAACTAGATTGAAAAGCTAGGATTGGAGAAGAAGCCTTCCTCCATCCTCCGCAATTACTCTggcccatttattttttttaaattagctgTTTAGCTTGATGCAGCTCTTCTGTCCTCGTCAAAATATTCCTCAATAGGAAATGATCACCAGGGAATGAGGTGGCTTCAGTCCTTCTCTTGAAAGGAAGAATTGAAGCCTGCTTTCCCATTTACTTCCCACTTTTTTCTTGAAGCAACTCCTGAATTAGCATCCAATGGAGAACTGATACTCCTTTTTTCTATTATACGAATAAGCTGTGCAAGCGCAAAGAGCAGGGTGTGAATATGTCTTTATTTGgccccaccttctcctccccGATAAGAACTGAGCTACTGTGTGCAAGCTGTTGATATTATGACCAACTTTTCAATcttaaacatttgcaaaaatcttAAGTAATAGAACAGAttgcacctttttaaaaagtaacttaATTGAAGATTTTAAAACCATCACCTTCTGATGGTTGCAGCTcagcatttcatttaaaaaaaatgcttccacagTCTGCATTGTTCTGCCTGTTCTTTAGATTCATGTGCGACTATAGTCAATTTAGGgtttggtatttttttatttgttcacAAATAGCCAAAATCTTCTAAAGAAACTTCAATACTCTTATCACTCACATACTTGTGAACTTTATTCAGATTTATAGATATTTCCCAGGATTTGATTGGTTCTTCCTTGATCCCATCACATCGAGTGGAATTAAGTTTGCAAATGATGAAAAGTAAGTAAATCTCTTGAATgttctttgtctttttctttctgaCTGAGGCTTTTCCTGATAGGTTTCCAAATCCTGTGAATCAGAAGCTGCTGTCTCATCCCCTAGTCCACAAATCTCTCCACTTCAATCAGCCTCTCTAGGTCTGCCTTGGCTTCAAGGGATCAAATTGTGCAACTTAGTGCCAGGAGCTAATTGCACCAAGTACACCCATAAATTCTGCCTAGTTGGCATGTGACAATCTCAAGCTCACTGGATAGCTCCTACAGTCCTGCTTTTTTGCTGTCTTCATAACATAAATTTTTGTTTATTGAACTTGTTCACTTAGAAAGTTGGGATCTATAAGGCCTACTTCATTTTTAACCagaaatgttcttttttattttaaataaaacttcTTGTTCTGAGTTACACAGTAGACTTAAGCTGTAGATATTCTGAGTTGGTAGACTTCTAAAAATGCATAttaatgttgtattgtttttttacAGTGTGAAGCATATTTCTTGCTCTCTGCTAATTCTTCATGCTGAAGATGATCCTGTAGTACCATTTCATCTTGGAAAAAAGGTGTGTTTCCTTAGCttaagggccccccccccccatctctactCATAAATATCCTGAATGAATTAGAACTGGGAGAGCAACCTCAAAGTGCAGAGTGGCTAGAGGAGAAACTACAAATGACATGTTTGAGATGTCTTGGTTTCAGTTTATCTATTTTATTAACCCCCAAATAGGATTCCAATCTCCTGTAGCTCACAACTTCAGTGAAGTTTGTTGGCCTGATAATAAAGCATGTGTTTCTGTCAATACATGTTTATATGACAAAAAAATATACTTCCTACTGTCCATGTGGTTTATAACAGATTCTCTGTTTtgtttatataaaacaaaaaaaactcttacaaaaaaaacccacaaaaaactgggGGGAGAGCTTTGGAGGGCCATGTTTAGTTCCAGGTTCCATGGACCAGACTAACATGTAACATGTATTTCCCTGTGGCTGGTTTAGATAAAAACAGCTTTGGCTGGAAGCTATTTTCAGATTGCCTAACATTTTCCTTGCCTGCTGCTTTTACACTGCAGCTCCCTTTCGGCAAGATACTGGCAAAACTGCTGTTCCCTTCAAGTAGTAGCAGCGCTTAAGTTTCTGTTCTGCACACATTTGCATGGAATGTGTAATTCAGCCCTGGGCCAGGGCCTGGGCTAACCAGAACACAACTGTGGGCAGAATCTGGCTTTGTATGAACctcctttttatttcctttcctctgctttcctttgccacAATCCAGAACTGTCCATCATTTAGCTGCCCTGAAGCAAATTTCGTTTCTCTGTACGGTGCTCACAGGGCTCCGCACAGGTGGCTCCTAAAATTGCTGGGAATAGTTGGCTCCTAAGAGGCAGTGGTGAAAGGGAGGTGCCAAAAATATTGCAGCATATGCTTGACTGTAACTTTTGTACTCTACACTAATTAATCTTGAGTAATTTCTGCTGCCCAGTTTGTGCTTCAGTCTTGAGGGGGTGGCAGCTATCCCATGTCTAGGGTGAGAAGCTCTTAAGCCACCTCTCTGAGGGCTCAGACTTCATGGAAATCACCTCTTTATCTGACAGACAAGGACATTGTCCCTTCAGGAACAGTGTGATGCAAAACATAAATGGGATGAGTTTGGAACTATGTTTTGCTGGTGCAAATTGGTGCAGCTGGACTATTGATGGGGACAAACTATCAGCAGGACTAACTCTGGTACTCAAAAGCTGCCCAGACAAGGTTCCAAGGTTCTTCTATTAATTTTACAAAGGCCCTTAGCAGCTTTGGTCCAAGACAACTTATGGACTGCCGGATCCCATATACCCTGTCCCAATCACAGAGGCTTTGTGAGAGTGTCTGTTGGTAGCCTCCCATGGCTCAAATGCATGACTTGCAACTACTAGAAGCCATGTATTTAATGTAATGGGACCAAGCCTGTAGAACTCCTTCCCAGGTGGGATTAGACAGGCCCCCTCCTTGCTGAACACATCAATAAAAGTTCCTTGTTCCAGCAGCGTTCAGTTTTATGATAAAGCAATTTTGAagtttgtttttatgtatgctaTTCACACATACACATGATTAAGTGGTACATAAGTGTCTTACATAAATACCTATCCTTCAAGTGGACTTTCACTTGAGAATCAGTTTGACTTTCCGCAGCCTGTGTCAGAAAAAGATCAGGCTCCACAGGCAAACCCTTGTGTTTAGAAAAGATAACATGGGTTTCCTCCCTTGGAAAACAACACCTGTCCAAGAGGCCCATGTTGCATATATTTGTGTACACAAGTCATGAACAACTGAACTTTGTGCATGTTCATTGTTATACAACATTGGAAAAGTTTCCATTGCAGCTTAAAACTCAAAGCTTCACAGATCCACATATCACAAACCTGTGGCTGCAGCTTCACATATCACAGATCCGCATATCACAAACTGGGGGTTCTGATCTCTCCCTCAATCCATAAAGTCACATTTGAAAGTTACTTTTGAAACTTTGTCCCTTCAACGTTCTTGTAACTACCCAGTTTCAAGTAGAACAGAATGGTCAAAGAGTGATATAACCAGCTGACATGAAGTAAGTATGATTGTTTCTTGGGCACAGAAATTGCTGT
Above is a window of Lacerta agilis isolate rLacAgi1 chromosome 3, rLacAgi1.pri, whole genome shotgun sequence DNA encoding:
- the ABHD12 gene encoding lysophosphatidylserine lipase ABHD12 isoform X1, which gives rise to MRKRNESVTLEHERFASSAPAPAAASSSSSSSQQPDKGFSLRPSLRLPGSSRPAGDSGMKRTLGRRHGMWFRLRKVVIWLLGVYIAIPFLVKLCPAIQAKLVFLNFVRVPYFIDLKKPQDQGLNHTCNYYLQPEEDVTIGVWHTVPTAVWKDAQGKDQLWYEDALGSSHPVILYLHGNAGTRGGDHRVELYKVLSSLGYHVVTFDYRGWGDSIGTPSESGMTYDALHVFDWIKARSGDNPVYIWGHSLGTGVATNLVRRLCERETPPDALILESPFTNIREEAKSHPFSVIYRYFPGFDWFFLDPITSSGIKFANDENVKHISCSLLILHAEDDPVVPFHLGKKLYNIAAPSRSFRDYKVQFVPFHTDLGYRHKYIYKSPELPRILREFLGKLGHEHRH
- the ABHD12 gene encoding lysophosphatidylserine lipase ABHD12 isoform X2, producing MSPCLKGLSDLLVKGSEAFTAGCSLPYCCNGFTECGCRPRRGGCVRAGRRFRRHGMWFRLRKVVIWLLGVYIAIPFLVKLCPAIQAKLVFLNFVRVPYFIDLKKPQDQGLNHTCNYYLQPEEDVTIGVWHTVPTAVWKDAQGKDQLWYEDALGSSHPVILYLHGNAGTRGGDHRVELYKVLSSLGYHVVTFDYRGWGDSIGTPSESGMTYDALHVFDWIKARSGDNPVYIWGHSLGTGVATNLVRRLCERETPPDALILESPFTNIREEAKSHPFSVIYRYFPGFDWFFLDPITSSGIKFANDENVKHISCSLLILHAEDDPVVPFHLGKKLYNIAAPSRSFRDYKVQFVPFHTDLGYRHKYIYKSPELPRILREFLGKLGHEHRH
- the ABHD12 gene encoding lysophosphatidylserine lipase ABHD12 isoform X3, which encodes MWFRLRKVVIWLLGVYIAIPFLVKLCPAIQAKLVFLNFVRVPYFIDLKKPQDQGLNHTCNYYLQPEEDVTIGVWHTVPTAVWKDAQGKDQLWYEDALGSSHPVILYLHGNAGTRGGDHRVELYKVLSSLGYHVVTFDYRGWGDSIGTPSESGMTYDALHVFDWIKARSGDNPVYIWGHSLGTGVATNLVRRLCERETPPDALILESPFTNIREEAKSHPFSVIYRYFPGFDWFFLDPITSSGIKFANDENVKHISCSLLILHAEDDPVVPFHLGKKLYNIAAPSRSFRDYKVQFVPFHTDLGYRHKYIYKSPELPRILREFLGKLGHEHRH